A stretch of DNA from Amylolactobacillus amylophilus DSM 20533 = JCM 1125:
TGAGACAGTTCAATCGGTTGCCGCAGACTTCCCGGATTATCCTGAATACCCCGGCGCCGACGCCTATGACCTCTTCACGGTTCATGCAGGTAGAACAATTGAAGATGGCGCCTTTTGGACACAGCTACGTGCCAAAGTGTTGGAGCGACTCGACCGGATTACGATTTGGTATTCATCCCGTGCTATCCACTTGATGCAAGATGAGACAGGTGCAGTTGCGGGTGTTCAGGTTGAGCGCAGTGGTCGCCGCCTTAATTTATTTGCGCGGCAGGGTGTCGTCTTGACAGCTGGTGGGTTTGAGAATGATCAGACCAAGATTCAAGATAACTTAGGTATCCCACAAATTGTTCCAATGGGAACTCTCTATAATCGTGGAGATAGTATTCGACTGAGCCAGGAAGTGGGTGCCGATCAATGGCATAACACTATCTATAATTCCGGTGGTATTTATCATGGACTGACTTATGCGGTATCCGGAGGTGAACGGGGAAGGTTGACTTATACCTGGCCCGAGTTGTATACAGGCAGTGTCTTCGTAATTGGTGCCGATGGAACAAGATACTTTAACGAGGCAGAGCATTCGCGTGCTGGATACCTCTTCCGTCATGGTGCAGGACGCCATCCCACACAAACTACCCACTCATGGATTATCTTTGATGAGCACCAATTGGCAAAAATAAATACAGTTGATGATGAACAACTACACGATGCATTGAGTAGTGCTAAGGTAGCTGAGTCTGCCGCAAAGCTCGCAGAACAGCTGGGAATTGATCCGATAACATTGAGTCAGACAATCCGGGAGTTCAATGAACAGGCCACACTTGGTCATGATTATGCCTATGGTCGGTCGAACGATACAATGGCACCACTTTCTGGGCAACTTCATGCAGTTAAATTACAACCAGCAATTCTGAACACCCAGGGTGGTCCAAGAAGAAATGAACAGGCTCAGATTCTTAATAGCCATAATCAACCAATTCCACGCCTATATGGCGCAGGAGAAGCAGGCTCTATCACAGTAAACCAGTATCAAGCTGGTCAGGATTTAGCCGAACTGCTGATTTTTGGCAAAATTGCCGGTGATAATGTCGCCCAACTATCAAGGAGAGAAATCAATGAGCCAGTACGGGATGCTGGTGGCCTACTAGAAAGCGATGAGGTTGAGAAACAGTATGAGACGGGGCCGAATCAATACTTAGGAGTAAGTACCAACGGTATGGGCAATAAATTGGTGGTACGCGTCACGGTTGAACCGGTATCAAGCAGAATTATGGACGTCGAGGTTCTTGAGCAGTCGGAAACTGAAAATATTGGTCAATCAGCCTTGCAGATATTACCCAAGGAGGTCGTTGCCAAGAATAGCGCGGACGTTGACGGTGTGACTGGAGCAAGTACAACAGTGACAGCCTTCAAGGAGGCCGTTGGGGCAGCATTAGAACAGGTAGTTCAAAAGACAGAAAAGGAGAATTGAAAAATGACTGAATATCGAGCAACATCAAAAGGTTTTCATAATGAAATTACTGCAGTTGTAAATGTTGAAGACGGAAAACTTACATCGGTTCGGGCTGAAAATGTGTCAGATAGGACAATTGGTGCGGTTGGAATCGAAACGTGGTTGAACAAAGCTAACGCGGAAGGCTCTGTTGAAGTAGATGCGATTTCTGGTGCAAGTATCTCAACCGGTGCATTGCGTAGTGCTGCTCAGGCTGCTTTTGCCAGTGCAACTGGGCAAGAGACCGATGCGGTGAGTGGTGCCAGCCAGCAACAAGTTGGTACAAAAACCGGGCGTCCGGCTCCCGCTAACTATCCGTTGCTGAAGAGTAGAGTTTATAGTAAAGATGTTAACTATATCGGTTCATATGATGTGATTGTGGTTGGTTCTGGAGGTGCGGGACTAGCTGCCGCAGCGACCGCTGCAGAGAATAACGCGCAAGTGTTAGTCATTGAGAAAGCGGGAATTGCTGGTGGGACCACAAATTACTCCGGTGGTGTCCTGCAGGCCGCAGGTACTAAATGGCAGAAGGAGTTCACGAAGGACGAATCCGATACTCCCGAACGACACGAAGCTGAATACATGAAGACGGGTGAAGGCAGGCTATACCGTGACCTTGTACATGATTTCACACAAAATGCGCCAGCAAATATGGAATGGCTAGCTAAGATGGGTGTGCAATGGACTGGCGTTTATGGTCACACAACAATTCCATATGCGACTGAAGATTTTGCCGAGAGAATTCATATCTCGGATAATGGTGGTGGCGCAGGTGATGGCATTATGCTGACGCAGCATCTACTTAAGTATGCCCTAAGTTTAGGTGCACAAATTCGCTATAATACTGCTGTTATTGGTTTAATTGAAGCAGATGAGCATAATCATGCTGTCACGGGAGTTGTGGTTTCAGATGGTCGAAACTTGGAGTATCTTGAGGCTAGACGAGGCGTTGTACTCGCCACTGCCTCGGTTGATCAAAACGTTGAGCTTGCTAAAGATTTAAGTCCTCAGCACTATGCTGATGTCAGTGCGCATCGTTGTTGGAGTGTGAAAACCGATCGCGGTGACGGAATCGTTCTTGGCATGAAGTTAGGTGCTGCTGTAACTGGCTTCGGTGGAACTATCGACTTCGATGCACGCACTGGTAACGGGACAAATAATCAGATACCGACGATTCCTTCAATCTTCGTCAACGGGAATGGCCTTCGATTTGTTAATGAAGAAGCTACTTATGCTTACGTTTTCCGTGAGATTTTTAACGAAGAGAAGAAATTGAATAAGCCGACTTACCAAATATTCGGTCGCAATGCGTTGGAGGAACCCGCTAGCCCGTTTAAGAGCGATACGATTGATGCGGATATCGAAAAAGGTCTAGTTGTTCAAGCTGAGAGTGTTGAAGATTTGGCTGAAAAGATTGGTATTCCTGCTACGAATCTAAAACGTAGTATTGATAACTGGAATGAAAATGTGGCGAACGGTCGTGATGGAGAATATCAACGTACCGTTGGTTTGGCGTCTATTTCTGGCCCATACTATGCCTACCGCAATACACCGGGCAACCTCGGCGCAATTGGTGGATTGAAGATTAATGTGAACTGTAATGTACTAGATTTATTTAACCAGCCAATCACAGGACTGTATGCTGCTGGCCTCAATGCGGGTGGTTGGATAGGTTCATATTACCCCGGCTCAGGCACGGCTATTGGCGGTATTATTCATCAAGGTCGAAGAGCGGCTAAATCCATCCTTGGTCTAAACTAAGTTAAAGAAACTGGCAAAATTTGTCAGTTTTTTTTGTTTTCCCACTAATCCAACACTTCCTCTCATCCCAACGACCAAACAACTCTTTATTCGTAATCTGTATTTGCCTCATGATAATAACCAACAGCAAAATATTGAATATTTAAAGTGGAATAAGTTGATGCCAATTACTTCGGCTTCATTGAAGTATACATTTGACATTGATAATATCGACAAGCCGAGTGCAAGCAGTGAGATTGGGATGCTGATTGAAGAAGAGTATTTCTATCGGTTTGGTCTTGAAACGAGCAATCGGGTAAGTGAGATTTATTATTCAAAATGTCTGCATTCAGTGATCCTCGGTGATGGCGATTCTATTGGTAAGCTAGATTGGGCAAAACCGCTCTTTGCTTATGCCAATAAACATCATTTGCGGCCTACCGGTAAGTTACTCACATCGTTAATTTTTGTTAACATTGATCAAGTTACGGGTAAGACAGTTTGTTGTGATGAGGTTTGGTTGCCGTTAAAATAAGTTAATAGTTAAGTTGGTTCTAAGACACTAAATGAATGTTTTAGAACCGTTTTTGTAGGTATATATTTACAAAATTTTATATGCAAATATAACGTTCAAAAAAACGCTTGCAAATTAATGGGGAAGAAGTATACTGAATTCATAAAGAAATTAGGGGGTGTTTTATTGAACTGTGATAATTTAGATCCAAAAGTCGCCGCTTTGTGGGCAAAAAAAGGAACGTCTTCAACTGGTGAACCCGTGTGGCTCCCCCTGCTTGCTCATCTCATCGATACTGCCAATGTCATCAACGCACTCTATAATCATTGTCTTAGTGATGGGCAACGTGCATTACTTGTATCTGACGGTCAGGATGAGGAATCCGTACGGCAGACAATCCAATTCATCGGTTTTATACATGACTTAGGAAAGGCTACCGCCGTTTTTGAGCGAAAACAATCATACGACCACAATGCTGAATTAGACCAAGCTGTATTGGAGCATTTAATCAGAGCTGGTTTTACTGGACTAGATACTGCGGTAATTGCTCATAAGAACGAATCACCTCATGCACGTGCTGGCGAAGCGCTATTAGAAAAATTTGGCGTATCCAGCACTATTGGCGCAATTATTGGCGGTCATCACGGGAAACCTGAAAAAGGACCACCTAAAAATGACATTTGTGATTTCACAGCTAATTATTTTCAAGATGATGGCAATAAATTGATTCAACAAAAGTGGCAAGATGTTCAGAAAGAGATCTTGGAGTTTGGTTTGAATTATGTTGGACTGAATAGTGTGCAGGAATTGGCTGATTTTTCGCAGAAGCAATCCGTTATCGTTGAGGGACTGCTTATTATGGCTGACTGGTTGGCCTCAAGTGAGTATTTGGAAAATAATCGCTCTGACCATCCACTATTTCCGCTAATCGCTGTGGATGAAACTATTGCCAATATCGACTTTGATACTCGATTCAAGAATGCTTGGTTAGCCTGGACCACAACTGATGAACCAATCTTACAACAGATAAAAACGAGCAATGATCCATATTTTGATTTTTGGCACTTCCATGCTCGTAAATTCCAGACTCTTGTTACGGAAGCAATTGATAAAGCTGTTGATCCGAGTCTTGTAATTATCGAGGCACCGATGGGAGCTGGGAAAACAGAAATTTCTCTGGTTGCTGCACAACAGTTGGCATTTCGTCAAGGCGAAATGGGCTTATATTATGGATTACCTACCCAAGCTACGTCCAATGCGATGTTTGAGCGAATAAAGGATTGGCTTGACCAGCAGAGTAAAAAAAGCGGTCTGAAAAATTCAATTAAGTTAATGCATGGGCGAGCTGAGTTTAATGAATCATATCGTGCACTACCTAATGCGACCGGTGTTGATAATCAATCTGGAGCGGTGGTTAATAGTTGGTTCAGCGGAAAGAAGTCAATTCTTGATGAATATGTTGTTGGAACAATTGATAACCTGCTTCTTTTTGCACTCAAGCAAAAGCACCTTGCACTGCGTCACCTGGGTATGAGCAGAAAGGTGGTGGTAATTGATGAAGTCCATGCTTATGATACCTACATGAATGTTTACCTTGACAGAGCACTTGAGTGGCTTGGTGCCTATCACGTCCCTGTTGTGATGCTTTCTGCTACGCTACCCGCAGCAAGAAGAAGAGACTTGGTTTTGAAGTATTACAAAGGAAGATTTGGTGCCAAAAAATATCTTGAGGAGAAAGAAGCTACCAATAGCTGGCAAAAAAATATTGCTTATCCCTTGGTCACGTTGCTTGATGGTGATAGAGTTCAACAATTTAGCGAAACGCCTACACCGGAACAGCGAAAGCAAGTTGAAGTTGAGTTGATGAGTGATGAGCTGGCAGATTTAGTATCCTCCGTTCTTGAAAAGACAGCGGATGGCGGAGTTGTGGGTGTGATTGTCAATACCGTTGCAAGAGCACAAGCAATAGGATATGAACTAGATGGTAAGGCCCCAACTTTGGTTCTCCATTCAGCATTTGTTGCGACCGAACGGACAAAAATTGAAAATGAACTGCTGGAAAAGATTGGCAAAAATGGTCAAAGACCTGAAAAGCTCGTAATCATTGGGACTCAGGTGCTGGAGCAGTCTTTGGACATAGACTTTGACATTCTGTACACCGACTTGGCGCCAATGGATCTAATTCTTCAACGCGTTGGCCGCCTACAGAGACATCAAAATAAACGTCCTAAACAACTAAGCACACCACAATTAGTTGTGATGGATGGAAGCTTTAGTCACTTAGGAGAATTTAATGAGGGATCTGAGGCTATCTATGGACGATATCTATTAATGAAAACAAGGTATTATCTGCCACAGGTCCTTAATATACCTGCGGATATTCCGCGGTTAACACAGCTAGTTTACGATGAAGTGGATGATGCATTGAATGGGGAGATTGATGGCCTACAGGAAGCTAAGAAAAAAGAGGCTCAGGTGTCAGCCGAATTAGAAAAAAAGGCCGGGGTATATCCAATTGATCCACCTAGTTATGTTAGAAATAAATCTATTCACGGCTGGCTTGATAATCCTAAAGCTATCTTTGATGATGAAATGGCTAGCCGGTCGGTGAGAAATATCGTGCAAGATTCAATTGAAGTTTTAGTTCTCAAGAAAGATAGTGAGGGTCAAATTTTCTTGTTGGATGGGACAAAGATTGTGAATGAAAACTTGCATATCCAAGCCAAAGCTATTGCCATGCAGATTCTTCGTCTCACGGTTTCTTCATATAAAATAATTGATACTATCAAAATTTTAGAGAAATTCACGAGAAGCCAGTTTCCTGATTGGGCGGATAATAAATGGCTACGTGGAGCATTAGCTATTGTTTTAGATGAACAAAACGAAGTCGAAGTGGGGGGGGTTAGGTATCGTTATTCAACAAAGTTTGGCTTAACAAAGGAGAGAATAAATGGATAGGAAATCATATAATCTTTTAACCGAG
This window harbors:
- a CDS encoding FAD-dependent oxidoreductase translates to MMQISAIKDFVWHGVFDVIVIGFGGAGATSARFAADQGSKVLLLDVAPAGHEGGNTRYCGQLIGGTKDAANFQCYYEHLAAPFKLDQELITTFTKGVSEMENYLSRYLSVTPFSFQAHRNHETVQSVAADFPDYPEYPGADAYDLFTVHAGRTIEDGAFWTQLRAKVLERLDRITIWYSSRAIHLMQDETGAVAGVQVERSGRRLNLFARQGVVLTAGGFENDQTKIQDNLGIPQIVPMGTLYNRGDSIRLSQEVGADQWHNTIYNSGGIYHGLTYAVSGGERGRLTYTWPELYTGSVFVIGADGTRYFNEAEHSRAGYLFRHGAGRHPTQTTHSWIIFDEHQLAKINTVDDEQLHDALSSAKVAESAAKLAEQLGIDPITLSQTIREFNEQATLGHDYAYGRSNDTMAPLSGQLHAVKLQPAILNTQGGPRRNEQAQILNSHNQPIPRLYGAGEAGSITVNQYQAGQDLAELLIFGKIAGDNVAQLSRREINEPVRDAGGLLESDEVEKQYETGPNQYLGVSTNGMGNKLVVRVTVEPVSSRIMDVEVLEQSETENIGQSALQILPKEVVAKNSADVDGVTGASTTVTAFKEAVGAALEQVVQKTEKEN
- a CDS encoding FAD-dependent oxidoreductase, whose amino-acid sequence is MTEYRATSKGFHNEITAVVNVEDGKLTSVRAENVSDRTIGAVGIETWLNKANAEGSVEVDAISGASISTGALRSAAQAAFASATGQETDAVSGASQQQVGTKTGRPAPANYPLLKSRVYSKDVNYIGSYDVIVVGSGGAGLAAAATAAENNAQVLVIEKAGIAGGTTNYSGGVLQAAGTKWQKEFTKDESDTPERHEAEYMKTGEGRLYRDLVHDFTQNAPANMEWLAKMGVQWTGVYGHTTIPYATEDFAERIHISDNGGGAGDGIMLTQHLLKYALSLGAQIRYNTAVIGLIEADEHNHAVTGVVVSDGRNLEYLEARRGVVLATASVDQNVELAKDLSPQHYADVSAHRCWSVKTDRGDGIVLGMKLGAAVTGFGGTIDFDARTGNGTNNQIPTIPSIFVNGNGLRFVNEEATYAYVFREIFNEEKKLNKPTYQIFGRNALEEPASPFKSDTIDADIEKGLVVQAESVEDLAEKIGIPATNLKRSIDNWNENVANGRDGEYQRTVGLASISGPYYAYRNTPGNLGAIGGLKINVNCNVLDLFNQPITGLYAAGLNAGGWIGSYYPGSGTAIGGIIHQGRRAAKSILGLN
- a CDS encoding CRISPR-associated helicase/endonuclease Cas3, with protein sequence MNCDNLDPKVAALWAKKGTSSTGEPVWLPLLAHLIDTANVINALYNHCLSDGQRALLVSDGQDEESVRQTIQFIGFIHDLGKATAVFERKQSYDHNAELDQAVLEHLIRAGFTGLDTAVIAHKNESPHARAGEALLEKFGVSSTIGAIIGGHHGKPEKGPPKNDICDFTANYFQDDGNKLIQQKWQDVQKEILEFGLNYVGLNSVQELADFSQKQSVIVEGLLIMADWLASSEYLENNRSDHPLFPLIAVDETIANIDFDTRFKNAWLAWTTTDEPILQQIKTSNDPYFDFWHFHARKFQTLVTEAIDKAVDPSLVIIEAPMGAGKTEISLVAAQQLAFRQGEMGLYYGLPTQATSNAMFERIKDWLDQQSKKSGLKNSIKLMHGRAEFNESYRALPNATGVDNQSGAVVNSWFSGKKSILDEYVVGTIDNLLLFALKQKHLALRHLGMSRKVVVIDEVHAYDTYMNVYLDRALEWLGAYHVPVVMLSATLPAARRRDLVLKYYKGRFGAKKYLEEKEATNSWQKNIAYPLVTLLDGDRVQQFSETPTPEQRKQVEVELMSDELADLVSSVLEKTADGGVVGVIVNTVARAQAIGYELDGKAPTLVLHSAFVATERTKIENELLEKIGKNGQRPEKLVIIGTQVLEQSLDIDFDILYTDLAPMDLILQRVGRLQRHQNKRPKQLSTPQLVVMDGSFSHLGEFNEGSEAIYGRYLLMKTRYYLPQVLNIPADIPRLTQLVYDEVDDALNGEIDGLQEAKKKEAQVSAELEKKAGVYPIDPPSYVRNKSIHGWLDNPKAIFDDEMASRSVRNIVQDSIEVLVLKKDSEGQIFLLDGTKIVNENLHIQAKAIAMQILRLTVSSYKIIDTIKILEKFTRSQFPDWADNKWLRGALAIVLDEQNEVEVGGVRYRYSTKFGLTKERING